Proteins from a genomic interval of Symmachiella macrocystis:
- a CDS encoding AMP-binding protein gives MTAAASPLWIDGLTIGEMLRETAQRSPDADALVFPQLDRRWSYTQLDADVDHVARGLLALGVETGSHVAVWATNWPQWVLLQFATARIGAVLVTINPAYRAFELQYVLKQADIDTLFLLDKFRGSDYRAMLNEAVPELVGCDPQNVQLKDFPKLRHVIAIQGEPTVGMLSWELFLKGADTVTGADLSERESHLKPADAINIQFTSGTTGFPKGATLTHRNLLLNAYYIGQCQQLTAADRICIPVPFYHCFGCVLGVLGAAVRGAAMIIPAEHFDAEATLAAIAAERATSIYGVPTMFIAQLDHSTRPALDLSSLRTGIMAGSPCPIEVMQRVVDELGAREITIAYGLTEASPVITQTRTDDPLELRVKTVGRPLPDVEVKIVDPANGEELGDEQQGELCARGHVVMLGYYQMPDATAAAIDDDGWLHSGDLAVRLPNGYYRITGRMKDMVCRGGENIYPREIEEFLYTHPAVGDVAVVGVPDAKYVEELAVWIRLKPDATLTEQDVQQFCRSSLAHYKVPRYVKFVTGFPQTVTGKIQKFKIRETMIAELGLNESETA, from the coding sequence ATGACGGCTGCCGCTTCTCCCCTCTGGATCGACGGACTGACGATTGGTGAGATGCTCCGCGAAACCGCGCAGCGATCTCCCGATGCCGATGCGCTGGTCTTTCCGCAACTCGACCGGCGCTGGAGTTACACCCAACTCGACGCCGACGTCGATCACGTCGCCCGCGGTTTGCTCGCGCTGGGCGTCGAGACTGGGAGCCATGTCGCCGTCTGGGCTACGAATTGGCCGCAATGGGTTTTGCTGCAATTCGCCACCGCGCGGATCGGTGCCGTGTTGGTCACGATCAATCCTGCCTACCGTGCCTTTGAACTGCAATACGTCCTCAAACAAGCCGACATCGATACGCTATTTTTATTAGACAAATTTCGCGGTTCCGATTACCGCGCCATGCTCAACGAAGCAGTGCCCGAACTGGTCGGCTGTGATCCGCAAAATGTGCAACTGAAAGATTTCCCCAAACTGCGGCACGTCATTGCCATCCAAGGCGAGCCCACCGTCGGCATGTTGAGTTGGGAGTTATTTCTCAAAGGGGCCGACACGGTAACAGGCGCTGACCTTTCCGAGCGCGAAAGCCATTTGAAACCCGCTGATGCGATCAACATCCAATTCACCTCCGGTACGACCGGGTTTCCCAAAGGGGCGACACTCACCCACCGCAATTTGCTGCTCAACGCCTATTACATCGGCCAGTGCCAACAACTGACCGCCGCTGACCGTATCTGTATTCCCGTGCCGTTTTATCATTGCTTTGGCTGCGTTTTGGGTGTCTTGGGAGCTGCTGTGCGTGGAGCAGCGATGATCATTCCGGCCGAACATTTTGATGCCGAAGCGACGCTTGCCGCAATTGCCGCCGAACGGGCGACGTCGATCTATGGCGTGCCGACCATGTTTATTGCTCAATTGGATCACTCCACACGCCCCGCACTCGATTTGAGTTCTCTGCGGACCGGGATCATGGCGGGCAGTCCTTGCCCGATTGAGGTGATGCAGCGGGTCGTCGACGAATTAGGGGCTCGCGAAATCACGATCGCCTATGGACTGACCGAAGCCTCGCCGGTGATCACACAAACCCGCACCGACGACCCCTTGGAACTACGCGTCAAAACCGTCGGCCGGCCGCTGCCCGACGTGGAGGTCAAAATCGTCGACCCGGCCAACGGTGAGGAATTAGGCGACGAACAACAGGGAGAACTCTGTGCTCGCGGACACGTTGTGATGCTAGGCTATTACCAAATGCCCGATGCGACCGCCGCCGCCATCGATGACGACGGCTGGCTGCATAGCGGCGACTTGGCGGTGCGTTTACCCAACGGCTACTACCGCATCACCGGCCGCATGAAGGACATGGTTTGTCGTGGCGGTGAGAATATCTATCCCCGCGAAATCGAGGAATTCTTATACACCCACCCCGCCGTAGGAGACGTCGCCGTCGTCGGCGTGCCCGACGCAAAATACGTTGAAGAACTCGCCGTCTGGATCCGCCTCAAACCCGACGCAACTTTGACCGAACAAGACGTACAACAATTCTGCCGCAGTAGCTTGGCGCACTATAAAGTGCCACGCTACGTCAAATTCGTCACAGGATTCCCGCAAACAGTGACCGGAAAAATCCAAAAGTTCAAAATCCGCGAAACCATGATCGCCGAATTGGGCCTCAACGAATCCGAAACGGCGTGA
- a CDS encoding DUF997 family protein, with amino-acid sequence MNAVSREPARDDQSFDPVFLNARREAWIIFSVWLICLAWSVPYCYLYGYPPSDEEFNPETFSTYMGVPSWVCWGILVPWLLSNVFTIWFCFFYMQDDDLGVANEGSDLAEEISEMDAEQKGANP; translated from the coding sequence ATGAATGCAGTCTCCCGCGAGCCAGCTCGCGATGATCAATCGTTTGACCCGGTATTTCTCAACGCCCGCCGTGAGGCATGGATCATTTTTAGTGTCTGGCTCATTTGTTTAGCTTGGTCCGTTCCCTACTGCTACCTCTACGGTTATCCGCCGAGCGATGAGGAGTTCAATCCGGAGACCTTCTCGACCTACATGGGTGTTCCCAGTTGGGTCTGTTGGGGGATTTTAGTCCCTTGGCTGCTCTCGAATGTGTTTACGATTTGGTTCTGCTTCTTTTACATGCAGGATGACGACCTAGGCGTCGCGAACGAGGGAAGTGACCTCGCTGAAGAAATCTCCGAAATGGACGCGGAGCAAAAGGGAGCAAACCCATGA
- a CDS encoding oxidoreductase, which produces MARFFKYKSPSDVTADAATLGYDIPATEDLAPLFQPVAVGDRTVGNRFAIHPMEGCDGTLDGHPDELTYRRYLRFGAGGAKLIWGEATAIADDGRMNSRQLLINDANAAGLENMLADCRAAHRESVGDDADLLLGLQLTHSGRFSFRKPKIACHDPILDPITLDKSTGKFIDASYPVLTDDDLKQIEDQYLAAARLAAKVGCDFIDLKQCHRYLLSELLGAKHRPGEYGGSFENRTRLIRNITQRIAAELPELILATRFNAYDGIPYRSRAEDKIGEPYPHELPLQVAFGTNPQNHRKEQLDEPVQLAENMKQWGMKLLSVSMGNPYANPHIVRPAEFPPVDGYHSPEHPLDGIARHFRIAQRIQQTVGEVPVVGSGYSWLQDFAPHVGAANVANGSIAFVGFGRATLSHPDFVKTIQETGSLNRKKVCRTFSYCTNLMRAKHNKLGQYATGCPPFDKEVYGPLWDEVKQSTDSRDA; this is translated from the coding sequence ATGGCTCGCTTTTTCAAGTACAAGTCCCCCAGTGACGTGACCGCCGATGCCGCGACGTTGGGGTATGACATTCCCGCCACCGAAGACCTTGCGCCGTTGTTTCAGCCGGTCGCGGTTGGTGACCGCACCGTGGGCAATCGGTTCGCGATTCATCCGATGGAGGGTTGCGACGGCACGTTGGATGGGCATCCCGATGAGTTGACCTATCGGCGGTACCTGCGCTTCGGCGCCGGCGGCGCGAAATTGATCTGGGGCGAGGCGACCGCGATCGCTGACGACGGGCGAATGAATTCGCGGCAGTTGTTGATCAATGACGCGAATGCCGCTGGGTTGGAAAATATGCTCGCCGATTGCCGGGCAGCGCATCGTGAATCGGTTGGCGACGATGCCGATTTGTTGCTCGGTCTGCAACTGACGCATTCGGGACGATTTAGTTTTCGCAAACCAAAAATCGCCTGCCATGACCCAATCCTCGATCCGATCACGCTGGATAAATCGACCGGGAAATTTATCGATGCGTCGTATCCGGTGCTGACCGATGACGATTTGAAACAGATTGAAGATCAATACTTGGCAGCAGCGCGGCTGGCGGCCAAGGTGGGTTGTGATTTCATCGACCTCAAACAATGCCACCGCTATTTGCTGTCGGAATTGTTGGGGGCGAAGCATCGTCCGGGCGAATATGGCGGGAGCTTTGAGAATCGGACGCGGTTGATTCGCAATATCACCCAGCGGATTGCGGCGGAACTGCCGGAGCTGATCCTGGCGACGCGGTTCAATGCCTACGATGGGATTCCCTATCGTTCGAGAGCCGAGGACAAAATCGGCGAGCCGTATCCTCACGAGTTGCCGTTACAGGTCGCCTTTGGAACCAACCCGCAGAATCATCGCAAGGAACAGCTCGACGAACCGGTGCAGTTGGCGGAGAATATGAAGCAATGGGGCATGAAATTGCTGAGTGTTTCGATGGGCAATCCTTATGCGAATCCGCACATTGTGCGTCCAGCAGAATTTCCGCCGGTGGATGGTTATCACTCGCCCGAACATCCATTGGACGGCATTGCGCGGCATTTTCGCATCGCGCAGCGGATCCAACAAACTGTCGGTGAGGTCCCTGTCGTGGGGAGCGGATACAGTTGGCTGCAGGATTTCGCCCCGCACGTCGGCGCCGCCAACGTGGCCAACGGCAGCATTGCCTTCGTGGGCTTCGGCCGGGCAACGTTGTCGCATCCCGATTTCGTCAAAACGATTCAAGAGACCGGAAGTCTCAATCGCAAGAAGGTCTGTCGCACATTTTCGTATTGCACGAATTTGATGCGCGCCAAGCACAACAAACTCGGCCAGTATGCAACCGGCTGCCCGCCGTTTGATAAGGAAGTCTACGGGCCGCTCTGGGACGAAGTGAAACAGTCGACCGATTCACGAGATGCCTAG
- a CDS encoding sigma-70 family RNA polymerase sigma factor, with amino-acid sequence MNSNLSQFHAPRPQSKCLEFHPSTALASHPDCAALYQKISDIKIEFVACEMFSIPAAQEKILAPEPLAEDTAHERFLNESVKKPPSGIPPYLASLYETPLLTPEQEFHLFRKMNFYNYRAAELRAAVDADTATYRQLETIEGLLQQAHAIRNQIVQANLRLVVSIARRFVDTANSFEDLVSEGNVPLIRAVEIFDYTRGYRFSTYATWAIRNSFVRFTPRSRRRSAQYLTGTQDLFEEFSDAGISPTEYEREHRQMTTLVSSMLASLDNRERTIVMSRFGLDGSGTKMKFREISSQLEISTERVRQIVARALAKLRTTLAESGTDCFDLRS; translated from the coding sequence ATGAATAGCAATCTTTCACAGTTTCATGCGCCCCGTCCGCAATCAAAGTGCTTGGAATTTCACCCGAGCACCGCACTAGCCTCGCACCCGGATTGTGCTGCGCTCTACCAAAAAATTTCCGACATCAAAATCGAATTCGTTGCCTGCGAAATGTTCTCCATCCCCGCCGCCCAGGAAAAGATTCTAGCGCCGGAACCGCTCGCCGAGGATACCGCCCACGAACGATTCCTGAACGAATCGGTAAAGAAACCCCCATCCGGCATCCCCCCCTATCTGGCGAGTCTCTACGAGACGCCGCTACTCACTCCCGAACAGGAATTCCACCTGTTCCGGAAAATGAATTTCTACAACTACCGGGCAGCCGAACTGCGGGCCGCTGTCGATGCTGACACCGCCACTTACCGGCAACTCGAAACCATCGAAGGGCTACTTCAGCAGGCGCACGCGATTCGCAATCAAATTGTGCAAGCCAACCTCAGATTGGTCGTTTCGATCGCCCGCCGTTTTGTCGATACGGCCAATTCGTTCGAAGACCTTGTCAGCGAAGGAAACGTACCTTTGATTCGCGCCGTCGAAATCTTTGACTACACGCGGGGCTACCGTTTCAGCACCTATGCCACCTGGGCGATCCGCAACAGCTTCGTACGGTTCACGCCGCGCAGTCGGCGGCGTTCGGCGCAATATCTCACCGGGACCCAGGACTTATTCGAAGAATTTTCCGACGCAGGCATCAGCCCCACCGAGTACGAACGCGAGCATCGCCAAATGACCACATTGGTCTCCAGCATGCTGGCCAGTCTCGACAACCGCGAACGGACGATTGTCATGTCCCGTTTCGGGCTGGATGGATCGGGAACCAAAATGAAGTTCCGCGAAATCTCCAGTCAATTGGAAATCAGCACCGAACGGGTCCGGCAAATCGTCGCCCGCGCCTTGGCCAAACTCCGCACCACACTCGCCGAATCCGGCACCGATTGCTTTGATCTCCGCTCATAG
- a CDS encoding sodium:solute symporter family transporter, with protein MSDGLIITPVLAAGSNAALYTFLAYTLAVFGLAAMSNQLLKSKSFMSEYFLGSRSLGVWAFALTFAATSASGGSFTGFPSKIYSHGWTLALWIGSYMVVPICAMGLLGKRINQVARISGSITVPDVLRDRFHSAAFGILATLLIVFFMTFNLVAQFKAGATILTTLLSDVELYHDATASVNEMTAGVPFLAAVDPGYLICLFAFGVAVIIYTTYGGFHAVVWTDVMQGVVMVIGVMIMLPLAIWQAGGMQHATEEMSKMTPPRIGTVTLQLSEPQQDSFVLQAQTWLKAPGEDQQARLFRVSKNTSIPPGGTQVEEVDVVEITTPEEIARIKGQLERDPVTDQLPVEYQLSDIEVSEYEFGAGKRGVYVVGPGPHKSNSNGFLPLSLAISFFFMWAISGAGQPSSMVRLMAFNSSTTLRRSIFTVTLYFSFIYFPLVVIFCCARILLPGMDSTTDRIMPEMAILLTKNVGMLWLAGLLVAAPFAAVMSTVDSFLLMISSAVVRDIYQRNINPKASEKTVKLLSYACTFVVGSGAMLGALNPPQYLQDIIVYTGGGLAACFLGPMVFTLYWPRANAPGVISGMLAGFAAHLSMYVAGIFMFEDFFQNVRPYQLFDFDPVVIGLFVSFIAVYVVTLMTPPPPAELVDRYFRKKNLHNTRVEE; from the coding sequence ATGAGCGACGGACTCATTATCACACCGGTTTTAGCAGCCGGTTCCAATGCGGCTCTGTACACGTTTCTGGCTTATACGCTGGCCGTGTTCGGGTTGGCGGCCATGTCGAACCAACTGCTCAAATCCAAAAGCTTCATGAGCGAGTATTTCTTGGGGAGTCGGAGTTTGGGCGTGTGGGCTTTTGCCCTAACGTTCGCTGCGACGAGTGCCTCGGGGGGAAGTTTTACTGGTTTTCCCTCGAAGATTTATTCCCACGGGTGGACATTGGCACTGTGGATCGGCAGTTACATGGTGGTGCCGATCTGTGCCATGGGTTTGTTGGGCAAGCGAATCAACCAAGTCGCCCGCATCTCCGGCTCGATTACGGTTCCCGATGTATTGCGCGATCGTTTTCACAGCGCGGCGTTTGGGATTTTAGCGACGCTGCTCATCGTGTTTTTCATGACTTTCAACCTGGTGGCGCAATTCAAAGCCGGGGCGACAATCCTGACGACGCTGTTGAGCGATGTCGAACTTTATCACGACGCGACCGCTAGTGTGAATGAGATGACGGCCGGCGTACCGTTTTTGGCTGCTGTGGATCCTGGCTATCTGATTTGCTTGTTCGCATTCGGGGTCGCCGTAATTATCTACACGACATATGGCGGATTTCACGCGGTTGTCTGGACCGATGTGATGCAAGGGGTCGTGATGGTCATCGGCGTGATGATTATGCTGCCCTTGGCCATTTGGCAGGCGGGCGGCATGCAGCATGCCACGGAGGAAATGTCTAAAATGACGCCGCCCCGGATTGGGACGGTGACATTGCAACTCTCTGAGCCGCAACAGGACAGTTTCGTACTGCAGGCACAAACTTGGCTGAAGGCTCCGGGTGAAGATCAGCAAGCTCGGTTGTTTCGCGTATCTAAGAACACCTCGATTCCACCGGGAGGAACCCAGGTGGAGGAAGTGGATGTCGTCGAGATCACCACGCCTGAGGAAATCGCCCGTATCAAAGGCCAGTTGGAACGCGATCCCGTCACCGATCAATTGCCAGTTGAATACCAACTCAGCGACATTGAGGTCAGCGAATACGAATTCGGCGCCGGGAAGCGGGGCGTGTATGTCGTCGGTCCCGGTCCGCACAAAAGCAACTCGAACGGATTTTTGCCGCTTTCCCTGGCGATTTCCTTCTTCTTTATGTGGGCAATCTCCGGAGCCGGGCAGCCGAGTAGTATGGTCCGGTTGATGGCATTCAATAGTTCGACAACGCTGCGACGGTCGATCTTTACCGTCACGTTGTATTTCTCCTTCATCTACTTTCCACTGGTGGTGATCTTCTGCTGTGCGCGGATTTTGCTTCCGGGTATGGACTCGACGACCGATCGCATCATGCCTGAGATGGCGATTCTGTTGACGAAAAATGTGGGAATGTTGTGGTTGGCGGGATTGCTGGTGGCAGCGCCCTTTGCGGCTGTCATGTCTACTGTGGACAGCTTTTTGTTGATGATTTCCTCTGCTGTGGTGCGCGACATTTATCAGCGGAACATCAACCCCAAGGCGTCGGAAAAGACGGTCAAACTGCTGAGTTATGCCTGCACATTTGTCGTCGGATCCGGGGCCATGCTTGGCGCCTTGAATCCGCCGCAATACCTGCAGGACATCATCGTTTACACGGGCGGCGGGCTGGCGGCCTGCTTCTTGGGGCCGATGGTGTTCACCCTGTATTGGCCGCGGGCCAATGCACCTGGGGTGATCTCGGGAATGTTGGCGGGCTTTGCGGCTCACTTGTCGATGTATGTGGCGGGCATCTTCATGTTTGAAGATTTCTTCCAGAATGTCCGCCCGTATCAACTCTTCGATTTTGATCCGGTCGTGATCGGGCTATTCGTTTCGTTCATTGCTGTCTATGTCGTGACACTGATGACGCCCCCACCGCCGGCGGAGTTAGTTGATCGCTATTTCCGCAAAAAAAATCTCCACAACACGCGTGTTGAAGAATAG
- a CDS encoding MBL fold metallo-hydrolase, which produces MILGDFQLTTISGGVFRIDAGTMFGVVPKVLWQRVVDVDANNLMTSATNCVLIETGEKTILIETGYGSKFSEKKRRIHGAEPGDPLVENLATHGIGVEQVDMVILSHLHFDHAGGATQLDDQGNPRPTFPNATYVAQRLEWVNATANFPELQGAYPQDNLLPLAAAGQLLLIDGDVEIVPGIRAEVNGGHTNGHQSLFIESGGETAVFIGDICPMAAHLPPLWCMAYDIDLLQTRRAKPELLGRIAEHGWWALFDHDPDIAAARLQRDAKRGFAIAEQLPQL; this is translated from the coding sequence ATGATCCTCGGCGACTTTCAACTCACCACAATTTCCGGCGGCGTTTTTCGTATCGATGCGGGGACGATGTTTGGTGTTGTTCCTAAGGTCCTTTGGCAACGCGTTGTCGACGTCGATGCGAATAACCTGATGACCTCTGCGACGAATTGCGTGCTGATCGAGACTGGTGAAAAGACGATCCTCATCGAAACCGGGTATGGGTCCAAGTTTTCGGAAAAGAAGCGGCGGATTCATGGGGCTGAGCCGGGGGATCCGTTGGTCGAAAATCTGGCGACTCACGGCATCGGCGTTGAGCAAGTCGACATGGTGATCCTTTCGCATCTGCATTTCGACCATGCCGGGGGAGCGACGCAATTGGACGATCAGGGTAATCCACGTCCGACATTTCCCAATGCGACCTATGTGGCCCAGCGTCTGGAATGGGTGAATGCCACGGCAAATTTCCCCGAACTGCAAGGCGCGTATCCACAGGACAATTTGTTACCCCTTGCCGCAGCGGGACAGTTGCTGCTGATCGATGGCGATGTGGAGATCGTGCCGGGCATCCGCGCTGAAGTCAACGGCGGCCACACCAATGGGCATCAGTCGCTGTTCATCGAAAGTGGCGGAGAAACCGCTGTGTTCATTGGCGACATTTGTCCCATGGCAGCGCATCTGCCGCCGCTGTGGTGCATGGCGTATGACATCGACCTGCTGCAAACACGCCGCGCCAAGCCGGAACTACTGGGCCGCATCGCTGAACACGGTTGGTGGGCGCTGTTCGATCACGACCCCGACATCGCCGCTGCCCGTTTGCAACGCGATGCAAAACGGGGATTTGCCATCGCCGAACAGTTGCCGCAACTCTGA
- a CDS encoding amidohydrolase family protein: MKYIDAHSHIWTPDTAHYPLAAGFRRANMQPPSFTVEELQAQMKPAGVNRVVLIQMSFYGYDNDYMLDTIERFPDQFVGVVVIDQNAQDPEIRMGRLQKQGVTGFRIYPKDQPVERWLDNKGLRKMFAFGAKRNLNMCCLIDTDALPALDKTCREFPDTPVVIDHLCRIGTDGKIREADVRALCDMAVHKNVTVKVSAFYALGKKTPPYKDLGPMIRQVYDAFGPERLMWATDCPFQVVDHTYLQSIELIEKQLEFLSADDREWILRKTAERVFFRS, encoded by the coding sequence ATGAAGTACATTGATGCCCATTCGCATATTTGGACACCCGACACCGCCCACTATCCGCTGGCGGCCGGGTTCCGGCGAGCGAACATGCAGCCTCCCAGTTTTACGGTTGAAGAGTTACAGGCGCAGATGAAGCCCGCCGGGGTCAATCGCGTGGTGTTGATTCAAATGTCGTTTTACGGTTACGACAACGACTACATGCTGGACACGATCGAACGGTTTCCCGATCAGTTTGTGGGAGTGGTGGTCATTGACCAAAACGCCCAGGATCCGGAAATCCGTATGGGCCGGTTGCAGAAGCAAGGCGTGACCGGTTTTCGCATTTATCCCAAAGACCAACCGGTCGAGCGGTGGTTGGACAACAAGGGACTGCGAAAGATGTTCGCATTCGGTGCGAAGCGAAATCTGAATATGTGCTGTCTGATCGACACGGATGCGTTACCCGCGCTGGATAAAACCTGCCGGGAATTTCCCGACACACCGGTGGTCATTGACCATCTATGCCGCATCGGCACCGATGGCAAAATTCGCGAAGCCGACGTGCGCGCCCTGTGCGACATGGCTGTTCACAAAAACGTGACGGTCAAGGTGTCCGCCTTTTACGCCTTGGGCAAGAAAACGCCGCCTTATAAGGATCTCGGTCCGATGATTCGGCAGGTGTACGACGCGTTTGGGCCAGAGCGGTTGATGTGGGCCACCGATTGCCCGTTTCAAGTGGTCGACCATACGTACCTGCAATCGATCGAGTTGATCGAAAAACAGCTCGAATTCCTCTCAGCGGATGACCGCGAGTGGATACTCCGCAAAACGGCCGAACGGGTGTTTTTCCGGAGCTAA
- a CDS encoding prenyltransferase/squalene oxidase repeat-containing protein: MNRVLALTLFCLVLASGAESQAARKTDPKVAGAVQRALDYLAREQRPQGYWEAQHSQYRVAMTALAGNALLCEGSTTTRGKYSRQIQLAVDYLIERSRKNGLIGYQNDYHYMYGHGFSMLFLSQVFGEEEKEQRREELKYVLTKAVDFCGKAQTKSGGWGYVSARDGNDFDEGSTCITQVQGLRACRNAGIPVPKEIIDKAVTYIEKCTTKEGGVQYSIRGGGARPPITAAALACMFNSGEYESEYTKRLLAYCKKNLTVTGGSSRSFGHWHYAHYYYAQVMYRLDGKEWNKYIRDLSNTILRRQSADGSWKEGHVGPVYTTAINATILQLENGFLPIYQR; the protein is encoded by the coding sequence ATGAACCGCGTACTTGCACTCACTTTATTTTGCCTCGTATTGGCATCTGGAGCCGAATCTCAAGCAGCACGGAAAACCGACCCCAAAGTGGCCGGTGCTGTCCAACGTGCCTTGGATTATCTCGCCCGCGAACAACGGCCGCAGGGTTATTGGGAAGCCCAACATTCCCAATACCGTGTTGCCATGACCGCCCTGGCGGGAAATGCCTTGTTGTGCGAAGGTTCGACCACCACGCGCGGAAAATATTCCCGGCAGATTCAATTGGCCGTCGACTATCTCATAGAGCGTTCCCGCAAGAACGGCTTGATCGGCTACCAAAACGATTACCACTATATGTACGGCCACGGATTCTCCATGCTGTTTTTGTCGCAGGTGTTCGGCGAAGAAGAGAAGGAACAGCGCCGCGAGGAACTCAAATACGTCCTCACCAAAGCTGTCGATTTTTGCGGCAAAGCACAAACCAAATCGGGCGGTTGGGGTTACGTCTCCGCGCGTGACGGTAACGATTTTGACGAAGGTTCAACCTGTATCACGCAAGTGCAGGGCTTGCGGGCCTGTCGCAATGCCGGGATTCCCGTCCCCAAGGAGATCATCGACAAGGCGGTGACCTACATCGAAAAATGCACGACCAAAGAAGGGGGCGTGCAATACTCCATTCGCGGCGGCGGAGCCCGTCCCCCCATCACAGCCGCCGCATTGGCCTGCATGTTCAATTCCGGCGAGTACGAGTCGGAATACACAAAGCGGCTGCTGGCCTATTGCAAAAAGAACCTCACCGTCACCGGCGGTTCCTCCCGCTCCTTCGGCCATTGGCATTACGCGCACTATTATTACGCACAGGTGATGTATCGGCTGGACGGTAAGGAATGGAACAAATACATCCGCGACCTAAGCAACACCATTCTCCGCCGCCAATCAGCCGACGGCAGCTGGAAAGAAGGGCACGTGGGACCGGTCTACACCACCGCAATCAACGCCACCATCCTACAACTCGAGAACGGCTTCTTGCCGATTTACCAGCGTTGA